GCGCGACCCACACCGTCCCGTGGGGTCGTGCTGTTTCAGACCGCGAGAGTGCGGGCACGAATGGGAGAGTATGGGAGTAGTGCCCGAGGGGTCGGGCGAGTGACGACGGGGAGCGCTTGCATGGGTGGGGACCGCACGGACGTCCGCTGGGACGCCGCGACGAGTGACACGGTCGCGCGCGCGTCCCGGGCGACGGCGCCCGACGACGTGCTCGAGCCCACGCGCGCGGTGCCGACCGTGGCGGACCTCGACGACGTGACCGGTCACACCCGCGAGGTGCCGCCGACCGCGGCTCCCCAGCCCCCGGGCTCGGCGCCCCCGGCCCCGACCGCCCGCCTCATCGACCGCGTGCCGGCCGCCCTCTTCGCCGCGGACACGTTCGCCCTCGTGATCGCCGCGTTCGCCGCCGGCATGACCTTCGTGCCGGCGATGGTCCACGTCGTGGTCACGCTCGCCGTGCTGGTCGGCCGCTCGCTGCACCGCCCGCGCCTGACGCTGTCGCTGGCTGACGACGCCCCGGCCCTGACCGGAGCGCTGGTCATCGGTCTGGCCGCCTCGTCGATGGTCAACGCGCTCGTCGGCGACATGGCCGAGTGGGACAACCTGTTCCTGGTCGGGGTCACCACCGTCACCGCCGTGCTGGGGCTCCGCGCGGTCGCCCACATGGTCATCCGCTACGCACGCCGCCACGGCTGGGCCAACCACCGCGCTCTCGTGGTGGGCACGGACCCGCTGGCCCAGCGCCTCGCGGAGATGATGGAGCGCGACCCCGAGCTCGGTCTGCGCTTCGCCGGCTTCCTCGGGCCCTCCGGCACCGCCAGCCGGGAGATGGTGGGTGACCTGGTGGGTCACGACGCCACCCAGCTGGCCCGCCTGTGCCGCCGCCAGGACATCTCGGTCGTCATCGTCACCACCGCGGGCCGCGACGACGAGGTGCTGACCGGCATCCGCTGGTGGGGACCCAGCGGCGGCCCCACCGTCTACGTCGTCCCCAAGCTGCACGCGCTCATGCACTCGGCCTCGCCCGACCGCATCCGCGACGTCGCGCTGTTCCGCGTCCGGCCCACGGCGGCCCACGTCCTCGCGTGGCGGGTGAAGTCGCTGGCCGACCGGATCTTCGCCGCCGTGATGCTCGTGCTGGTCTCGCCGATCATGCTCCTGGTGGCGCTGGCGGTGCGGCTCGAGACCGGGCCGGACGTGCTGTTCCGCCAGACCCGCATCGGCCGCGGGGGCGAACCGTTCACGCTGCTCAAGTTCCGCTCGATGCGCCCGGTCAAGGAGGGCGACTCCGCCCGCCGCTGGTCGATCGCCGACTCGAGCCGTCTGGGTCCGGTGGGCCGCTTCATCCGCAAGGCCTCGCTCGACGAGTTGCCGCAGCTGTTCAACATCCTCCGCGGCGACATGAGCCTCGTCGGCCCGCGCCCGGAGCGACCCCACTTCGTCGACCAGTTCACCGACAAGTACGACGGCTACGAGCTGCGTCACCGCGTCCGCCCCGGCCTGACGGGGTGGGCGGCGGTCAACGGCCTGCGCGGCGACACCTCGATCGCGGAGCGGGCCCACTTCGACAACGTCTACATCGACAACTGGTCCCTGGGGTTCGACCTCAAGGTGCTGTCAATGACCGCGCTCGCGGTCGTGAAGGGAACGGGTGAGTGAGCACCACCGAACGCCCCCGCGTCACCGTGGTCATCCCGGCGCGCAACGAGGAGGCCTCGCTCGACGCCTGCCTGCGCTCGATCCGGTCGCAGACCGAGCAGAGCCTGCAGATCCTCGTCGTCGACGGTGACTCCGACGACGGCACCGCCGACCTGGTCCGCCGCCACATCGCCGAGGACGACCGGGTCGAGCTGCTGCACAACCCGCAGCGCACGGTCCCCTACTCCCTCAACGTCGCGCTGCGCGCCGCCACCGCGGAGAACCTCGTGCGCGTCGACGCGCACGCCGCCGTGCCGCCCGACTACGTGGCCCGCGCCGCCGAGCTGCTCGAGACCCGCCGCTGGGGCGGCGTCGGCGGCGTCAAGCGGGGCGTGGGCCGCACCCGCGCCGGCAAGGCGATCGCGGCCGCGATGGCCTCACGCTTCGGCGTCGGCGGGTCGGTCTACCACTACGGCACCGAGCCGCAGGAGGTCGACCACGTCCCCTTCGGCGCCTACCCGGTCGCGCTCGCACGCGAGGTCGGTGGCTGGGGCGAGCAGTTCACCGTCAACCAGGACTTCGAGTTCGACCAGCGCA
This DNA window, taken from Nocardioides sp. HDW12B, encodes the following:
- a CDS encoding glycosyltransferase, whose amino-acid sequence is MSTTERPRVTVVIPARNEEASLDACLRSIRSQTEQSLQILVVDGDSDDGTADLVRRHIAEDDRVELLHNPQRTVPYSLNVALRAATAENLVRVDAHAAVPPDYVARAAELLETRRWGGVGGVKRGVGRTRAGKAIAAAMASRFGVGGSVYHYGTEPQEVDHVPFGAYPVALAREVGGWGEQFTVNQDFEFDQRIRQSGNPILFDPSLVIDWECRQHIGDLFKQYRRYGKGKVKVALTHPGSVRLRHLAAPALVASAAVGAAVLVTGAVDRKWVALAAAPYPTALLAASLLTASEVEDPAARPYLPAAFAAMHVGWGLGFWEGVRDAVSRRDT
- a CDS encoding sugar transferase; amino-acid sequence: MGGDRTDVRWDAATSDTVARASRATAPDDVLEPTRAVPTVADLDDVTGHTREVPPTAAPQPPGSAPPAPTARLIDRVPAALFAADTFALVIAAFAAGMTFVPAMVHVVVTLAVLVGRSLHRPRLTLSLADDAPALTGALVIGLAASSMVNALVGDMAEWDNLFLVGVTTVTAVLGLRAVAHMVIRYARRHGWANHRALVVGTDPLAQRLAEMMERDPELGLRFAGFLGPSGTASREMVGDLVGHDATQLARLCRRQDISVVIVTTAGRDDEVLTGIRWWGPSGGPTVYVVPKLHALMHSASPDRIRDVALFRVRPTAAHVLAWRVKSLADRIFAAVMLVLVSPIMLLVALAVRLETGPDVLFRQTRIGRGGEPFTLLKFRSMRPVKEGDSARRWSIADSSRLGPVGRFIRKASLDELPQLFNILRGDMSLVGPRPERPHFVDQFTDKYDGYELRHRVRPGLTGWAAVNGLRGDTSIAERAHFDNVYIDNWSLGFDLKVLSMTALAVVKGTGE